One genomic window of Pseudomonas aeruginosa includes the following:
- a CDS encoding SDR family NAD(P)-dependent oxidoreductase — protein sequence MAERKTLLLTGASRGIGHATVKYFNAAGWRVFTASRQSWASECPWADGEENHIHLDLEDIPGVEASLELIREKLGDGRLHALVDNAGISPKGEGGERLGVLETDYATWLRVFNVNLFSTALLARGLFAELKAAQGTVINVTSIAGSKVHPFAGVAYATSKAALSALTREMAHDFGPHGVRVNAIAPGEIDTSILSPGTEEIVERSIPLHRLGRPEEIASLIYFLCTSGASYVNGAEIHVNGGQHV from the coding sequence ATGGCGGAGAGAAAGACCCTGTTGCTGACCGGGGCGAGCCGCGGTATCGGGCATGCCACGGTGAAGTACTTCAATGCCGCGGGTTGGCGGGTGTTCACCGCGTCGCGGCAGAGCTGGGCCAGCGAATGTCCCTGGGCGGACGGCGAGGAAAACCACATCCATCTGGACCTGGAGGACATTCCCGGCGTCGAGGCCAGCCTGGAACTGATCCGCGAGAAGCTTGGCGACGGCCGGCTCCACGCGCTGGTGGACAATGCCGGCATCTCGCCCAAGGGCGAAGGCGGCGAGCGCCTCGGTGTGCTGGAAACCGACTACGCCACCTGGCTGCGGGTGTTCAACGTCAACCTGTTCTCCACCGCGCTGCTGGCGCGCGGCCTGTTCGCCGAGCTGAAGGCGGCGCAGGGAACGGTGATCAACGTGACCTCCATCGCCGGCTCGAAGGTGCATCCGTTCGCCGGGGTGGCCTACGCCACTTCCAAGGCGGCGTTGTCCGCGCTGACCCGCGAGATGGCCCACGACTTCGGCCCGCATGGGGTGCGGGTGAACGCCATCGCGCCGGGGGAGATCGACACCTCGATCCTGTCGCCGGGCACCGAGGAGATCGTCGAGCGCAGCATCCCGCTGCACCGCCTCGGCCGGCCGGAGGAGATCGCTTCGCTGATCTACTTCCTCTGCACCAGCGGCGCATCCTACGTGAATGGCGCGGAAATCCACGTCAACGGCGGGCAGCACGTCTAG
- a CDS encoding DUF502 domain-containing protein: MLKKSFNSLLTTWLAGLLVMLPLVLTLALLAWVVSLLNRFVGPSSLIGRGFAAIGQPLAGDSPLAYLLGTALLLVAIYLLGLGVQLGLKRPLANLFDLTLRRTPLIGNLYNLADRFVGLLDKKQDADIAAMSPVWCFFGGDGAAVLALMPNPEAVELDGRAHYAILVPTAPIPVGGGLLYVPVEWVKPAQIGMDTFTSIYVSMGITPPPPLAAAKVLAEPRAEQPPAAP; encoded by the coding sequence ATGCTGAAGAAAAGCTTCAACTCCCTGCTCACCACCTGGCTCGCCGGCCTGCTGGTGATGCTGCCGCTGGTACTCACCCTAGCCTTGCTGGCCTGGGTGGTCAGCTTGCTGAACCGCTTCGTCGGGCCATCCAGCCTGATCGGTCGCGGCTTCGCCGCCATCGGCCAGCCGCTCGCCGGCGATTCGCCACTGGCCTACCTGCTCGGTACCGCGCTACTGCTGGTAGCCATCTACCTGCTTGGCCTCGGCGTACAGCTAGGCCTGAAGCGGCCGCTGGCCAACCTGTTCGACCTGACCCTGCGGCGCACCCCGCTGATCGGCAACCTGTACAACCTGGCCGACCGTTTCGTCGGCCTGCTGGACAAGAAGCAGGACGCCGACATCGCCGCGATGAGTCCGGTGTGGTGTTTCTTCGGCGGCGACGGCGCCGCCGTGCTGGCGCTGATGCCCAACCCCGAAGCGGTGGAACTGGACGGCCGCGCGCACTACGCGATCCTGGTGCCGACCGCGCCGATCCCGGTGGGCGGCGGCCTGCTCTACGTTCCGGTGGAATGGGTGAAACCGGCACAGATCGGCATGGACACCTTCACCAGCATCTATGTGTCGATGGGCATCACCCCACCGCCGCCGCTGGCCGCCGCCAAGGTGCTGGCGGAGCCGCGCGCGGAGCAGCCGCCGGCGGCTCCATAG
- a CDS encoding ABC transporter ATP-binding protein has protein sequence MAEATPALEIRNLHKRYGDLEVLKGISLTARDGDVISILGSSGSGKSTFLRCINLLENPHQGQILVSGEELRLKKSKNGDLVAADSQQINRLRSELGFVFQNFNLWPHMSILDNVIEAPRRVLGKSKAEAIEIAEGLLAKVGIADKRHSYPAQLSGGQQQRAAIARTLAMQPKVILFDEPTSALDPEMVQEVLNVIRALAEEGRTMLLVTHEMSFARQVSSEVVFLHQGLVEEQGTPQQVFENPQSARCKQFMSSHR, from the coding sequence ATGGCCGAGGCCACCCCCGCACTGGAAATCCGTAACCTGCACAAGCGCTACGGCGACCTCGAAGTGCTCAAGGGCATCTCCCTCACCGCCCGCGACGGCGACGTGATCTCCATCCTCGGATCGTCCGGCTCGGGCAAATCCACCTTCCTGCGCTGCATCAACCTGCTGGAGAACCCGCACCAGGGCCAGATCCTGGTCTCCGGCGAAGAGCTGCGCCTGAAGAAGAGCAAGAACGGCGACCTGGTCGCCGCCGACAGCCAGCAGATCAACCGGCTGCGCAGCGAACTCGGTTTCGTCTTCCAGAATTTCAACCTGTGGCCGCACATGAGCATCCTCGACAACGTGATCGAGGCGCCACGTCGCGTACTGGGCAAGAGCAAGGCCGAAGCGATCGAGATCGCCGAGGGCCTGCTGGCCAAGGTCGGCATCGCCGACAAGCGCCACAGCTATCCCGCGCAACTTTCCGGCGGCCAGCAGCAGCGCGCGGCCATCGCCCGGACCCTGGCCATGCAACCCAAGGTGATCCTGTTCGACGAGCCCACCTCGGCGCTCGACCCGGAAATGGTACAGGAAGTGCTTAACGTGATCCGTGCGCTCGCCGAAGAGGGCCGGACCATGCTGCTGGTCACTCACGAAATGAGCTTCGCCCGCCAGGTTTCCAGCGAGGTGGTATTCCTCCACCAGGGCCTGGTAGAAGAGCAGGGAACGCCGCAACAGGTTTTCGAAAACCCCCAGTCGGCGCGCTGCAAACAGTTCATGTCCAGCCACCGCTAA
- a CDS encoding ABC transporter substrate-binding protein → MKNYKKILLAAAATLAFALDASAADKLRIGTEGAYPPFNGIDASGQAVGFDLDIGKALCAKMKTECEVVTSDWDGIIPALNAKKFDFIVASMSITDERKQAVDFTDPYYTNKLQFVAPKSVDFKTDKDSLKGKVIGAQRATIAGTWLEDNMADVVTIKLYDTQENAYLDLSSGRLDGVLADKFVQYDWLKSDAGKEFEFKGEPVFDNDKIGIAVRKGDPLREKLNAALKEIVADGTYKKINDKYFPFSIY, encoded by the coding sequence ATGAAGAACTATAAGAAGATCCTGCTGGCCGCCGCTGCAACCCTGGCCTTCGCCCTCGACGCCAGCGCCGCCGACAAGCTGCGCATCGGCACCGAAGGCGCCTACCCGCCCTTCAACGGCATCGATGCCAGCGGCCAGGCGGTCGGCTTCGACCTCGACATCGGCAAGGCGCTGTGCGCCAAGATGAAGACCGAGTGCGAGGTGGTGACCTCCGACTGGGACGGCATCATCCCGGCGTTGAACGCCAAGAAGTTCGACTTCATCGTCGCGTCCATGTCGATCACCGACGAGCGCAAGCAGGCAGTCGACTTCACCGATCCCTACTACACCAACAAGCTGCAGTTCGTCGCGCCGAAGAGCGTCGACTTCAAGACCGACAAGGACTCCCTGAAGGGCAAGGTGATCGGCGCCCAGCGCGCCACCATCGCCGGCACCTGGCTGGAAGACAACATGGCCGACGTGGTCACCATCAAGCTCTACGACACCCAGGAGAACGCCTACCTCGACCTCTCCTCGGGGCGCCTGGACGGCGTGCTGGCCGACAAGTTCGTGCAGTACGACTGGCTGAAGAGCGACGCCGGCAAGGAGTTCGAGTTCAAGGGCGAACCGGTGTTCGACAACGACAAGATCGGTATCGCCGTGCGCAAGGGCGACCCGCTGCGCGAGAAGCTCAACGCCGCGCTGAAGGAAATCGTCGCCGACGGTACCTACAAGAAGATCAACGACAAGTACTTCCCCTTCAGCATCTATTGA
- a CDS encoding ABC transporter permease translates to MILDLHGFGEQLLAGTWMTLKLSLAAVCVGLLLGLLGAIAKTSKYAALRFLGGTYTTIVRGVPETLWVLMIYFGTVSGLNALGDLFGKPDLALSPFAAGTLALGLCFGAYATEVFRGALLSIPRGHREAGQALGLSPGRIFWRIVLPQIWRVALPGLGNLYLILLKDTALVSLITLDEIMRKAQVASNATKEPFTFYMTAAAIYLSLTVVIMVALHFLERRAGRGFVRNEL, encoded by the coding sequence ATGATTCTCGACCTGCATGGGTTCGGCGAGCAACTGCTCGCCGGTACCTGGATGACCCTCAAGCTGTCGCTGGCGGCGGTCTGCGTGGGGCTGTTGCTCGGCCTCCTCGGCGCCATCGCGAAGACTTCGAAGTACGCGGCCCTGCGTTTCCTCGGCGGCACCTACACCACCATCGTCCGTGGCGTGCCGGAAACGCTCTGGGTACTGATGATCTATTTCGGCACGGTGAGCGGCCTGAACGCCCTCGGCGACCTTTTCGGCAAGCCGGACCTGGCGCTCTCGCCGTTCGCCGCCGGCACCCTGGCCCTCGGCCTGTGCTTCGGCGCCTACGCCACCGAGGTGTTCCGCGGCGCGCTGTTGTCCATTCCGCGCGGCCATCGCGAGGCCGGCCAGGCGCTCGGCCTGTCGCCCGGACGGATATTCTGGCGCATCGTCCTGCCGCAGATCTGGCGGGTCGCCCTGCCCGGCCTCGGCAACCTGTACCTGATCCTGCTGAAGGACACCGCGCTGGTGTCGCTGATCACCCTCGACGAGATCATGCGCAAGGCGCAGGTCGCCTCCAACGCGACCAAGGAACCCTTCACCTTCTACATGACCGCGGCCGCCATCTACCTGAGCCTCACGGTCGTCATCATGGTCGCCCTGCACTTCCTCGAACGTCGCGCCGGCCGTGGTTTCGTGAGGAACGAGCTATGA
- a CDS encoding ABC transporter permease: MSEWELILKWMPKMLQGAALTLELLAIAVVAGLALALPLGIARASRHWYVRAVPYAYIFFFRGTPLLLQLFIVYYGLAQFEEVRKSAFWPYLRDPYWCALLTMTLHTAAYIAEILRGAIHSVPVGEVEAARALGMSRRQALWHIILPRAVRIGLPAYSNEVILMLKASAVVYTVTLFDIMGMARTIIARTYESMLFFCLAGALYLVITIVLTRIFRLIERWLRVDATQGR, from the coding sequence ATGAGCGAGTGGGAGCTGATCCTCAAGTGGATGCCGAAGATGCTCCAGGGCGCGGCGCTGACCCTGGAGCTGCTGGCGATCGCGGTGGTCGCCGGGCTCGCCCTGGCCCTGCCGCTGGGCATCGCCCGCGCCTCGCGGCACTGGTACGTGCGCGCGGTGCCGTACGCCTACATCTTCTTCTTCCGCGGCACGCCGCTGCTGCTGCAACTGTTCATCGTCTACTACGGCCTGGCGCAGTTCGAGGAAGTGCGCAAGAGCGCCTTCTGGCCCTACCTGCGCGATCCGTACTGGTGCGCGCTGCTGACCATGACCCTGCACACCGCCGCCTATATCGCCGAGATCCTCCGCGGCGCGATCCACTCGGTGCCGGTCGGCGAGGTGGAGGCCGCCCGCGCCCTCGGCATGTCGCGGCGCCAGGCGCTCTGGCACATCATCCTGCCGCGCGCGGTGCGCATCGGCCTGCCGGCCTACAGCAACGAAGTGATCCTGATGCTCAAGGCCAGCGCGGTGGTCTACACCGTGACCCTGTTCGACATCATGGGCATGGCCCGGACCATCATCGCCCGCACCTACGAATCGATGCTGTTCTTCTGCCTGGCCGGCGCGCTGTACCTGGTGATCACCATCGTGCTGACGCGGATCTTCCGCCTGATCGAACGCTGGTTGCGGGTCGACGCCACCCAGGGCCGCTGA
- a CDS encoding methyltransferase — MSETFPFLTGDALSQRFLALDAFLLEHQRLWRPRPFSEPTLAWEAEHTELASWLRGRSLEQADAEHNQPTRLAAPAPYPQLAAQAAALGAVGELPLAERPQAPNRFNVDVPGRKWQQIGLFAGRLQFARPVVHWLDWCSGKGHLGRLLAHAGQPLTCLEHDPALVADGQRLSDRLGLSAHHLRQDVLAADCAERLLPGHTPVALHACGELHLRLLRLASQAGCRQLAVAPCCYNRIPGPFYQPLSQTAGRSLLALSLDDLRLPLSETVTASQRVRRQRDQSMARRLGFDLLQRELRGIDQYLSVPSLPVAWLERPYADYCRELAALKGLPEPAARDWQALEAAGWKRLAMVRNLELVRALFRRPLELWLLLDRCLYLVEQGYSVRLGEFCPTSLSPRNLLILAERS; from the coding sequence GTGTCCGAAACCTTCCCGTTCCTCACTGGCGACGCCCTGTCGCAGCGCTTCCTCGCGCTGGACGCGTTCCTCCTCGAACACCAGCGGCTCTGGCGACCCCGCCCGTTCAGCGAACCGACCCTGGCGTGGGAAGCCGAACACACCGAGCTGGCGTCCTGGCTGCGCGGGCGCAGCCTCGAACAGGCCGACGCGGAGCACAACCAGCCCACCCGCCTGGCCGCGCCCGCGCCTTATCCGCAGCTCGCCGCCCAAGCCGCGGCGCTGGGCGCGGTCGGCGAACTGCCATTGGCGGAACGCCCGCAGGCACCGAACCGCTTCAACGTCGACGTACCGGGACGCAAGTGGCAGCAGATCGGCCTGTTCGCCGGGCGCCTGCAGTTCGCCCGGCCGGTCGTCCACTGGCTCGACTGGTGCTCCGGCAAGGGCCATCTGGGCCGCCTGCTGGCCCATGCGGGGCAACCGCTGACCTGCCTCGAACACGATCCCGCGCTGGTCGCCGACGGACAGCGCCTGAGCGACCGCCTGGGGCTCTCCGCCCACCACCTCCGCCAGGATGTGCTGGCCGCGGACTGCGCCGAGCGCCTGCTTCCCGGGCATACGCCAGTGGCCCTGCACGCTTGCGGCGAACTGCACCTGCGCCTGCTGCGCCTGGCCAGCCAGGCCGGCTGTCGCCAACTGGCGGTGGCGCCATGCTGCTACAACCGCATTCCGGGGCCTTTCTACCAGCCACTCTCGCAAACAGCAGGCCGATCGCTGCTCGCGCTATCGCTTGACGACCTGCGCCTGCCCCTGAGCGAGACAGTCACCGCCAGCCAACGGGTCCGTCGCCAGCGCGACCAGTCGATGGCCCGGCGCCTGGGTTTCGACCTGCTGCAGCGCGAGCTACGCGGAATCGACCAGTACCTCAGCGTGCCTTCCCTTCCGGTGGCCTGGCTGGAACGTCCATACGCCGACTACTGTCGCGAACTCGCCGCCCTCAAGGGACTTCCCGAACCGGCCGCGCGCGACTGGCAGGCGCTGGAAGCGGCCGGCTGGAAGCGCCTGGCGATGGTTCGCAACCTGGAACTGGTGCGCGCCCTGTTCCGCCGCCCGCTGGAACTCTGGCTGCTGCTGGACCGCTGCCTGTATCTGGTCGAACAGGGCTATAGCGTCCGCCTGGGCGAGTTCTGTCCGACCTCCCTGTCTCCGCGAAACCTGCTGATCCTTGCGGAGCGCAGCTGA
- a CDS encoding MarR family winged helix-turn-helix transcriptional regulator, whose protein sequence is MGHYSASDFPFKGSIGQLIGVSAATKDRILEKHLAALDITAAQFKVLIFVGLNRANSPVELCRELSVDSGSMTRMLTRLEKKGLLLRGRCPEDRRCLRLDLSEAGRKVQEQLPLIASAAMNELVACLSTEELQTLTHLLTKVLLHAGCPRASLQES, encoded by the coding sequence ATGGGTCACTACAGCGCCTCCGACTTTCCCTTCAAGGGCTCCATTGGCCAGCTCATCGGCGTCAGTGCCGCGACCAAGGACCGCATCCTCGAGAAGCACCTCGCCGCGCTGGACATAACCGCCGCCCAGTTCAAGGTGCTGATCTTCGTCGGTCTCAACCGTGCCAACAGTCCGGTCGAACTGTGTCGCGAGCTGTCGGTGGACAGCGGCTCGATGACTCGCATGCTGACGCGCCTGGAGAAAAAAGGGCTGCTGCTGCGCGGCCGCTGTCCCGAAGACCGCCGTTGCCTGCGCCTGGATCTCAGCGAAGCGGGACGGAAGGTCCAGGAGCAGCTTCCGCTGATCGCCTCGGCGGCGATGAACGAGCTGGTCGCCTGCCTGAGCACGGAAGAATTGCAGACGCTGACCCATCTGCTGACCAAGGTTCTGCTACACGCCGGCTGCCCGCGGGCCAGCCTGCAGGAGTCCTGA
- a CDS encoding efflux transporter outer membrane subunit, translating to MPFPPLHPWPQRLALASAILLAAGCVTSEGLEPNARPQPAGALQAGRSLEGVALSPAAWPRQDWWTGLGDRQLDQLIGEALQGTPDLQIAEARARQAAATAQAQDAARQPTLDAKASYSGIRAPTSVAPAPLGGRYSAIKYLSLGFNYDFDLWGGERAAWEAALGQANAARIDSQAARIGLSASIARAYSDLAHAFTVRDLAEEELKRSQRMTELSQKRMSAGLDSKVQLQQTQTQLATARQQLSAAEQDIASARIALAVLLGKGPDRGLELQRPQPLDPASLSLPSVLPAELLGRRADIVAARWRVEAARRNIDSAKTEFYPNLNLGAMAGLAALHTSDVLQAPSRFFQVAPAISLPIFDGGRRRANLAERDADYDLAVGQYNKTLVQALGEVSDDLGKLRSLEQQVIDQRQARDIARSNFDLAMRRYGEGVGSYLDALSVQQQLLVAERQLASLESQQIDLSVQLVQALGGGFQPDSRSAALATAKAPAE from the coding sequence ATGCCCTTCCCTCCTCTCCATCCCTGGCCGCAGCGATTGGCGCTGGCCTCGGCGATACTGCTGGCCGCCGGCTGCGTCACTTCCGAAGGCCTGGAACCGAACGCCCGCCCGCAACCGGCAGGCGCCCTCCAGGCGGGGAGGAGCCTGGAAGGCGTAGCCCTTTCGCCAGCGGCCTGGCCGCGCCAGGACTGGTGGACCGGGCTCGGCGACCGGCAGCTCGACCAACTGATCGGCGAAGCCCTGCAAGGCACCCCCGACCTGCAGATCGCCGAGGCGCGTGCGCGCCAGGCGGCGGCAACGGCCCAGGCGCAAGATGCCGCGCGCCAGCCGACGCTGGACGCCAAGGCCAGCTACTCCGGCATCCGCGCGCCGACCAGCGTGGCCCCGGCACCGCTCGGCGGCCGCTATTCGGCGATCAAGTACCTGTCGCTCGGCTTCAACTACGACTTCGACCTCTGGGGCGGCGAGCGCGCCGCCTGGGAAGCCGCCCTCGGCCAGGCCAATGCCGCCCGGATCGACAGCCAGGCCGCGCGCATCGGCCTCTCGGCGAGCATCGCCCGCGCCTACAGCGACCTCGCCCACGCCTTTACCGTGCGCGATCTCGCCGAGGAAGAACTGAAGCGCTCGCAGCGCATGACCGAGCTGAGCCAGAAGCGCATGAGCGCCGGACTCGACAGCAAGGTCCAGCTGCAACAGACGCAGACCCAACTGGCCACCGCCCGCCAGCAGCTCAGCGCCGCCGAGCAGGACATCGCCAGCGCCCGCATCGCCCTCGCCGTGCTGCTGGGCAAGGGGCCCGATCGCGGTCTCGAACTGCAGCGCCCGCAACCGCTGGACCCGGCCAGCCTGAGCCTGCCCTCGGTGCTCCCGGCGGAACTGCTCGGCCGCCGCGCCGACATCGTTGCCGCGCGCTGGCGGGTCGAGGCGGCGCGCCGCAACATCGACTCGGCGAAGACCGAGTTCTATCCCAACCTCAATCTCGGCGCGATGGCCGGCCTCGCCGCCCTGCACACCAGCGACGTGTTGCAGGCGCCGAGCCGCTTCTTCCAGGTGGCGCCGGCGATCTCCCTGCCGATCTTCGACGGTGGCCGCCGCCGCGCCAACCTGGCCGAACGCGACGCCGACTACGACCTGGCCGTCGGCCAGTACAACAAGACGCTGGTCCAGGCCCTCGGCGAGGTCAGCGACGACCTCGGCAAGTTGCGCTCCCTGGAGCAGCAGGTGATCGACCAGCGCCAGGCCCGCGATATCGCCAGGTCCAACTTCGACCTGGCCATGCGTCGCTACGGCGAAGGCGTGGGCAGCTACCTCGACGCCCTCAGCGTGCAACAGCAACTGCTGGTCGCCGAACGCCAGCTGGCCAGCCTGGAGAGCCAGCAGATCGATCTTTCCGTCCAGCTGGTCCAGGCCCTGGGCGGCGGTTTCCAACCCGATTCCCGCTCCGCTGCGCTCGCTACCGCGAAAGCGCCGGCAGAATGA
- a CDS encoding efflux RND transporter periplasmic adaptor subunit — protein MTTANSETPAGNPKRKRWLLILLAVIVLATLASVAWEFFYGRWHEDTDDAYINGNVVQITPQIVGTVVSIGADDGDLVRKGQELVRFDPSDADIALQRAEANLAHTVRQVRGLFSNVDGYRAEVATRKVALAKAEADYKRRKNLADDGAISQEELAHARDALDSAKASLTSSEQQLNTNRALVDDTQITSHPDVKAAAAQLRQAYLDDARSTIVAPVTGYVAKRSVQVGQRVQPGNALMAVVPLDQIWIDANFKETQLKHMRIGQPVEIRSDLYGSDVRYSGTVDSLGVGTGSAFSLLPAQNATGNWIKIVQRVPVRIHIDPQELQKHPLRIGLSMDVKVDLHDQSGPALAQQPPREALFSTDVYQQQLASADKLIERLIEANLAEDHGKTAQR, from the coding sequence ATGACTACCGCCAACAGCGAAACCCCCGCCGGCAACCCGAAGCGCAAGCGCTGGTTGCTGATCCTGCTCGCCGTGATCGTCCTCGCCACCCTGGCCAGCGTGGCCTGGGAGTTCTTCTACGGCCGCTGGCACGAGGACACCGACGACGCCTACATCAACGGCAACGTGGTACAGATCACCCCGCAGATCGTCGGCACCGTGGTCAGCATCGGCGCCGACGACGGCGACCTGGTGCGCAAGGGCCAGGAACTGGTCAGGTTCGATCCCAGCGACGCCGACATCGCCCTCCAACGCGCCGAGGCCAACCTGGCCCACACCGTGCGCCAGGTGCGCGGGCTGTTCAGCAACGTCGACGGCTATCGCGCCGAGGTCGCCACCCGCAAGGTCGCGCTGGCCAAGGCCGAGGCCGACTACAAGCGGCGCAAGAACCTCGCCGACGACGGCGCCATTTCCCAGGAGGAACTGGCCCACGCCCGCGACGCCCTGGACAGCGCGAAAGCCTCGCTGACCAGCTCGGAACAGCAGTTGAACACCAATCGCGCGCTGGTCGACGACACCCAGATCACCTCCCATCCGGACGTCAAGGCCGCCGCCGCGCAACTGCGCCAGGCCTACCTGGACGACGCCCGCTCGACCATCGTCGCGCCGGTCACCGGCTACGTCGCCAAGCGCAGCGTACAGGTCGGCCAGCGCGTGCAACCGGGCAATGCGCTGATGGCCGTGGTCCCGCTGGACCAGATCTGGATCGACGCCAACTTCAAGGAAACCCAGCTCAAGCACATGCGTATCGGCCAGCCGGTGGAGATCCGCTCCGACCTCTACGGCAGCGACGTGCGCTACAGCGGCACCGTCGACAGCCTCGGCGTGGGCACCGGCAGCGCGTTCTCCCTGCTGCCGGCGCAGAACGCCACCGGCAACTGGATCAAGATCGTCCAGCGGGTGCCGGTGCGCATCCATATCGATCCGCAAGAATTGCAGAAGCATCCGCTGCGCATCGGCCTGTCGATGGACGTCAAGGTCGACCTGCACGACCAGAGCGGCCCGGCCCTGGCCCAGCAGCCACCGCGCGAAGCGCTGTTCTCCACCGATGTCTACCAGCAGCAACTGGCCTCGGCCGACAAGCTGATCGAACGCCTGATCGAAGCCAACCTCGCCGAAGACCACGGCAAGACCGCCCAGCGTTGA
- a CDS encoding DHA2 family efflux MFS transporter permease subunit encodes MSESSSFSPPSLVMATIGLSLATFMQVLDTTIANVALPTISGNLGVSSEQGTWVITSFAVSNAIALPLTGWLARRVGEVRLFIAAALLFVLASFLCGIAQSMPSLVGFRALQGFVAGPLYPITQTLLISIYPPAKRGMALALLAMVTVVAPIAGPILGGWITDDYSWPWIFFINVPVGLFAAFVVYQQLKARPVVIKKAPMDYVGLIALVIGVGALQIVLDKGNDLDWFESNFIVGGALIAAIALAFFIIWEFTDRHPIVNLRLFAHRNFAAGTLALVLGYAAFFGINLLLPQWLQTQMGYTATWAGLAAAPIGILPVFLSPLVGRYANHFDLRMLAGLSFLAMAITCFMRANFTTEVDYQHIAIVQLIMGLGVAFFFMPILSILLSDLPPDQIADGSGLATFLRTLGGSFAASLTTWIWNRRATQHHAYLSENISLYDPATHETLAQLGGNTQANAALLDRMVQSQAYMMSTIDYFTMLGWLFLALLVIIWLARPPFGAKPGAAASGH; translated from the coding sequence ATGAGCGAAAGCAGCAGCTTCTCCCCGCCCAGCCTGGTGATGGCGACCATCGGCCTGTCCCTGGCGACTTTCATGCAGGTGCTCGACACCACCATCGCCAACGTCGCCCTGCCGACCATCTCCGGTAACCTCGGGGTGAGTTCGGAACAGGGCACCTGGGTGATCACCTCGTTCGCCGTGAGCAACGCCATCGCCCTGCCGCTGACCGGCTGGCTGGCCCGGCGGGTCGGCGAGGTGCGCCTGTTCATCGCCGCCGCGCTGCTGTTCGTACTCGCCTCGTTCCTCTGCGGCATCGCCCAGTCGATGCCTTCTCTGGTCGGCTTCCGCGCCTTGCAGGGCTTCGTCGCCGGGCCGCTGTATCCGATCACCCAGACCCTGCTGATCTCCATCTACCCACCGGCGAAGCGCGGCATGGCCCTGGCCCTGCTCGCGATGGTCACGGTGGTGGCGCCGATCGCCGGGCCGATCCTCGGCGGCTGGATCACCGACGACTACAGCTGGCCGTGGATCTTCTTCATCAACGTGCCGGTCGGCCTGTTCGCCGCCTTCGTCGTCTACCAGCAACTGAAGGCACGCCCGGTGGTGATCAAGAAGGCGCCGATGGACTACGTCGGCCTGATCGCCCTGGTGATCGGCGTCGGCGCCCTGCAGATCGTCCTCGACAAGGGCAACGACCTGGACTGGTTCGAGTCGAACTTCATCGTCGGCGGCGCGCTGATCGCGGCGATCGCCCTGGCCTTCTTCATCATCTGGGAATTCACCGACCGCCATCCGATCGTCAACCTGCGCCTGTTCGCCCACCGCAACTTCGCCGCCGGCACCCTGGCGCTGGTGCTGGGCTATGCCGCGTTCTTCGGCATCAACCTGCTGCTCCCGCAATGGCTACAGACCCAGATGGGCTACACCGCCACCTGGGCCGGGCTGGCCGCCGCGCCAATCGGCATCCTCCCGGTGTTCCTCTCGCCGCTGGTCGGCCGCTACGCCAACCATTTCGACCTGCGCATGCTCGCCGGCCTGTCGTTCCTGGCGATGGCCATCACCTGCTTCATGCGCGCCAACTTCACCACCGAGGTCGACTACCAGCACATCGCCATCGTGCAGTTGATCATGGGGCTCGGCGTGGCGTTCTTCTTCATGCCGATCCTGAGCATCCTGCTCTCCGACCTGCCCCCCGACCAGATCGCCGATGGCTCCGGCCTGGCCACCTTCCTGCGCACCCTCGGCGGCAGCTTCGCCGCCTCGCTGACCACCTGGATCTGGAACCGCCGCGCCACGCAACACCACGCCTACCTCAGCGAAAACATCAGCCTCTACGACCCGGCCACCCACGAAACCCTCGCCCAGCTCGGCGGCAACACCCAGGCGAACGCGGCGCTGCTCGACCGGATGGTGCAGAGCCAGGCCTACATGATGTCCACCATCGACTACTTCACCATGCTCGGCTGGCTGTTCCTCGCCCTGCTGGTGATCATCTGGCTGGCCCGCCCGCCGTTCGGCGCCAAGCCCGGCGCGGCCGCCTCCGGGCACTGA